One genomic segment of Besnoitia besnoiti strain Bb-Ger1 chromosome VII, whole genome shotgun sequence includes these proteins:
- a CDS encoding hypothetical protein (encoded by transcript BESB_077220), which translates to MTLRLSATAWAEALPPGTNPLRRRVRHSLSHASQSEFDDVVISKKVLADRCLDKTPAFTCHLQSTASEASSSRSSSPERDGGYAEGRGRRHVSCGRTRASSRSPGPASRPPQTRRKSLAAQRAEKEAEREREARREERRQKKLERKAKEEANHLAFIRERQARLNRVWPPPRAEVFIIGQKQGPTARREIQLFLDENYEAAAEFHQIHSLDYLYRLTTALHPKPPPVVLKPPPPVEKPKPPPPVEKPKPPPPVEKPKPPPVAKAEKVEAPPPPPPPPPPPPPPPPPSAPLPPPLLPRLHPHRPPPLHPPLPLRRRLRRRRRPHPHRLRPRCRLRPSPSLRRS; encoded by the exons ATGACGCTCCGCCTCAGCGCCACCGCGTGGGCGGAGGCCCTGCCCCCCGGCACGAaccctcttcgccgccgcgtgcgccacTCGCTTTCACACGCCTCGCAGTCGGAGTTCGACGACGTCGTCATTTCCAAG AAAGTTTTGGCGGATCGGTGCCTCGACAAGACTCCAGCGTTTACTTGCCACCTGCAGTCCACCGCCTCGgaggcgtcgtcctcgcggtCGTCCTCGCCGGAACGGGACGGGGGCTAcgcagagggacgcggcaggcgccacgtctcctgcgggcgcacgcgggcctcctcgcggtcTCCTGGccccgcgtcgcggccgcctcagACCCGCCGGaagagcctcgcggcgcagcgcgcggagaaggaagccgagcgtgagcgcgaggcgcggcgggaggaACGGCGTCAGAAGAAGCTggagcggaaggcgaaggaggaggcgaaccaTTTGGCCTTCAtccgagagagacaggcccGCCTGAATCGCGTCTGGCCTCCGCCACGGGCGGAAGTCTTCATCATCGGACAGAAGCAGGGTCCCACTGCGCGCCGAGAGATTCAGC TGTTTCTCGACGAGAATTAtgaggccgcagcagagtTCCATCAGATTCACTCGCTGGACTACCTTTACCGGCTGACGACGGCGCTGCATCCCAAGCCGCCTCCTGTCGTCTTGAAGCCCCCGCCTCCTGTGGAGAAACCCAAGCCCCCGCCTCCTGTGGAGAAACCCAAGCCCCCGCCTCCTGTTGAGAAGCCGAAGCCTCCGCCTGTTGCGAAAGCCGAGAAAGTtgaagcgcctccgcccccccctccgcccccccctccgcccccccctccgccccccccttctgccccgcttcctcccccccttctGCCCCGCCTCCATCCCcaccgcccgccccccctccatccccccctccccctccgccgccgcctccgccggcgacgccgccctcaCCCCCACCGACTGCGTCCACGGTGCCGACTCCGCCCAAGCccgagcctccgccgctcgtga